From Acidovorax sp. FHTAMBA, one genomic window encodes:
- a CDS encoding helix-turn-helix transcriptional regulator gives MPSRRIPSNHLPKVLRLVRTARGLTQEDFGVVSSRTYMSGLERGIKNPTLKKVDEIASVMEVHPLTLLTLAYAESTELKDVRELLQVVQQQVVDLRKQGV, from the coding sequence ATGCCCTCCCGACGCATTCCTTCAAACCACCTGCCAAAAGTGCTCAGGTTGGTTCGTACTGCGCGGGGGCTTACACAAGAGGACTTTGGTGTTGTCTCCAGCCGCACATACATGAGCGGGCTGGAGAGGGGAATCAAGAATCCCACCTTGAAGAAAGTCGATGAGATTGCTTCCGTGATGGAGGTGCATCCACTCACTCTCTTGACTCTGGCCTATGCGGAGTCCACCGAGCTAAAAGATGTGCGTGAACTCCTCCAAGTGGTTCAGCAGCAGGTGGTGGATCTTCGAAAACAAGGCGTTTAG
- the amt gene encoding ammonium transporter, producing MKKLFASFILGLSLLSFGSAALAQAPAAPEAAVAASAAAEAPAAAPAPAPVAAQAAPAEAPAAAEAPAPKIDSGDTAWMLTSTLLVILMTIPGLALFYGGLGRSKNMLSVLMQVFVVFSLVSLLWAIYGYSLAFSGEGKFLGGLDKIFLKGVNQETFGALATIPEYVFIAFQGTFAAITVALIVGSFAERIKFAAVLIFSVLWFTFSYVPMAHIVWGGGLLAADGALDFAGGTVVHINAGIAGLVGAYMVGKRIGYGKEALTPHSLTLTMVGASLLWVGWFGFNAGSAGAANANAGLAFINTVLATAAATLSWIAGEALHKGKGSMLGAASGAVAGLVAVTPAAGFVGPMGSIVIGLISGVVCLWGVSGLKRLLNVDDAFDVFGVHGVGGIVGAILTGVFAAQSLGGTGGLAPDTFAMGAQVWIQVKSVLFTIVWSGVVAFIAYKIADLLVGLRVSEEAEREGLDITSHGETAYNR from the coding sequence ATGAAAAAACTGTTTGCTTCCTTCATTCTCGGGCTCAGTCTGCTGTCCTTCGGCTCTGCAGCCCTGGCCCAGGCGCCCGCTGCGCCTGAAGCTGCTGTGGCAGCCTCGGCCGCCGCCGAGGCTCCTGCTGCCGCACCCGCACCGGCCCCGGTTGCTGCCCAAGCGGCTCCGGCCGAGGCGCCTGCTGCCGCTGAAGCGCCTGCGCCCAAGATCGACTCCGGCGACACCGCCTGGATGCTGACCTCCACGCTGCTTGTGATCCTCATGACCATCCCCGGCCTCGCGCTGTTCTACGGCGGCCTGGGCCGCAGCAAGAACATGCTGTCGGTGCTGATGCAGGTGTTCGTGGTCTTCTCGCTGGTGTCGCTGCTGTGGGCCATCTATGGCTACAGCCTGGCGTTCTCGGGCGAAGGCAAGTTCCTGGGCGGGCTGGACAAGATCTTCCTCAAGGGCGTGAACCAGGAGACTTTTGGTGCGCTGGCCACCATTCCCGAGTACGTGTTCATCGCGTTCCAGGGCACGTTTGCCGCCATCACCGTGGCACTGATCGTGGGCTCGTTTGCCGAGCGCATCAAGTTCGCCGCCGTGCTCATCTTCTCGGTGCTGTGGTTCACCTTCAGCTACGTGCCCATGGCCCACATCGTGTGGGGTGGCGGCCTGCTGGCAGCCGATGGCGCGCTGGACTTTGCCGGCGGCACCGTGGTGCACATCAACGCCGGTATCGCCGGCCTGGTGGGCGCGTACATGGTGGGCAAGCGCATCGGTTACGGCAAGGAAGCCCTCACGCCCCACAGCCTGACGCTGACGATGGTGGGTGCCTCGCTGCTGTGGGTGGGCTGGTTCGGCTTCAACGCAGGCTCTGCCGGCGCTGCCAACGCCAACGCCGGTCTGGCGTTCATCAACACCGTGCTGGCCACTGCAGCCGCCACGCTGTCCTGGATCGCCGGCGAAGCGCTGCACAAGGGCAAGGGCTCCATGCTGGGCGCGGCCTCTGGTGCGGTGGCGGGCCTCGTGGCCGTGACGCCAGCGGCCGGGTTCGTGGGCCCCATGGGTTCCATCGTGATCGGCCTGATCTCCGGTGTGGTCTGCCTGTGGGGTGTGAGTGGCCTCAAGCGCCTGCTGAACGTGGACGACGCGTTTGACGTGTTCGGCGTGCACGGCGTGGGCGGCATCGTGGGTGCCATCCTGACCGGTGTGTTTGCCGCGCAAAGCCTGGGCGGCACCGGCGGCCTGGCCCCCGACACCTTCGCCATGGGCGCCCAGGTGTGGATCCAGGTCAAGAGCGTGCTGTTCACCATCGTGTGGTCTGGCGTGGTGGCCTTCATCGCCTACAAGATCGCTGATCTGCTGGTGGGCCTGCGTGTCTCGGAAGAAGCCGAACGCGAAGGTCTGGACATCACCTCGCACGGCGAGACAGCGTACAACCGCTGA
- a CDS encoding TorF family putative porin has translation MTRAIIKTLGVALVATLPLLAHAQLSGNVSLTTNYKFRGQDQDASRSKAVKPALQGGFDYAFGDTGWYVGNWNSSVDWLANNSLEADLYGGYKFKAGDVDLDVGALTYIYPGNSSGNTTELYGGVSFGPFSAKYSHTVSKDYFGWAGAKAGSGLKGRNTGYLGFTFAHEVAPSITVKATVGFTRFSSDIKDQGVPNYMDYSVGGAYDFGDGLSLGAAVVGANKKAYFGDVNKSRVIVTLTKTL, from the coding sequence ATGACCCGCGCCATCATCAAGACCCTCGGCGTTGCCCTTGTGGCAACCCTGCCCCTGCTGGCCCACGCCCAGCTCAGCGGCAACGTCAGCCTGACCACCAACTACAAGTTCCGGGGCCAGGACCAGGATGCCTCCAGGTCCAAGGCCGTCAAGCCCGCGCTGCAGGGCGGTTTTGACTACGCCTTCGGCGACACCGGCTGGTATGTCGGCAACTGGAACTCCAGCGTCGACTGGCTTGCCAACAACTCGCTCGAGGCCGACCTGTACGGCGGCTACAAGTTCAAGGCCGGCGATGTGGACCTGGACGTGGGTGCGCTCACCTACATCTACCCCGGCAACAGCTCCGGCAACACCACCGAGCTGTACGGCGGCGTGAGCTTCGGCCCTTTCAGCGCCAAGTACTCGCACACCGTTTCCAAGGACTATTTCGGCTGGGCCGGCGCCAAGGCAGGCTCGGGCCTGAAGGGCCGCAACACCGGCTACCTGGGCTTCACGTTTGCGCACGAAGTGGCGCCCAGCATCACGGTCAAGGCCACGGTGGGCTTCACGCGCTTTTCCAGCGACATCAAGGACCAGGGCGTACCCAACTACATGGACTACAGCGTGGGCGGCGCGTATGACTTCGGTGACGGCCTCTCGCTCGGCGCGGCCGTGGTGGGCGCCAACAAGAAGGCCTACTTTGGCGATGTCAACAAGTCGCGCGTGATCGTCACGCTGACCAAAACCCTGTAA
- the glcE gene encoding glycolate oxidase subunit GlcE — MQGMDLALAQITDRVRAAAADQTPLRLRGGGTKDFWGHALQGDVLDTRVLRGILSYEPSELVVTVRAGTPLAELEAALAEQGQCLPFEPPHFARTPAEGATVGGMVAAGLSGPARASVGAVRDYLLGVTLLNGRAELLTFGGQVMKNVAGYDVSRLMAGAWGTLGLLTEVSLKVLPVPPGEATLRFDDCNQADALRKLHAWGGQPLPLNASCWVNDGTAGAGTLYVRLRGAVAAVEAACRSMGGTRLDNATVAPDWAACREQTLPWFAARAQHPDHALWRLSVPATAPVLTLPAGAQPLVEWHGALRWVQAPESAGDALRAAADAVGGSASVFVAAGASGTSAVGQFDLKSPALEQIHARLKRSFDPAGIFNPGRMAPGW, encoded by the coding sequence ATGCAAGGCATGGACCTTGCCCTTGCCCAGATCACCGACCGCGTGCGCGCCGCTGCCGCCGACCAGACACCGCTGCGCCTTCGGGGGGGTGGAACCAAGGATTTCTGGGGCCATGCGCTCCAGGGCGACGTACTCGATACCCGCGTGCTGCGCGGCATCCTGAGCTACGAGCCGAGCGAGCTGGTGGTCACCGTGCGCGCGGGCACGCCGCTGGCCGAGCTGGAAGCCGCGCTGGCCGAGCAGGGCCAGTGCCTGCCCTTCGAGCCCCCCCATTTCGCAAGGACCCCCGCTGAGGGAGCCACGGTGGGCGGCATGGTGGCCGCAGGCCTGTCGGGCCCCGCGCGTGCCAGCGTGGGGGCGGTGCGTGACTATCTGCTGGGCGTCACGCTGCTCAACGGCCGGGCCGAGCTACTGACTTTTGGCGGCCAGGTCATGAAAAACGTGGCCGGGTACGACGTGTCGCGCCTCATGGCAGGGGCCTGGGGCACGCTGGGCTTGCTGACCGAAGTGAGCCTCAAGGTGCTGCCCGTGCCGCCCGGCGAGGCCACCTTGCGCTTTGACGACTGCAACCAGGCCGACGCGCTGCGCAAGCTGCACGCCTGGGGTGGCCAGCCCCTGCCGCTCAATGCCAGCTGCTGGGTGAACGATGGCACGGCGGGCGCGGGCACGCTGTATGTGCGCCTGCGTGGCGCCGTGGCGGCGGTGGAGGCCGCATGCCGCAGCATGGGCGGCACGCGGCTGGACAACGCCACCGTGGCCCCCGACTGGGCAGCCTGCCGCGAGCAGACCTTGCCCTGGTTTGCCGCCCGTGCCCAGCACCCGGACCATGCCCTGTGGCGCCTGTCGGTGCCCGCCACGGCGCCGGTGCTGACCCTGCCTGCCGGTGCGCAGCCCCTGGTGGAGTGGCATGGCGCCCTGCGCTGGGTGCAGGCGCCTGAATCCGCAGGTGACGCACTGCGCGCCGCTGCCGATGCAGTGGGTGGAAGTGCTTCTGTTTTTGTAGCTGCTGGCGCAAGTGGGACAAGCGCTGTAGGCCAATTTGACCTCAAATCCCCGGCGCTGGAGCAGATCCACGCCCGGCTCAAGCGCAGCTTCGATCCGGCGGGCATTTTCAACCCCGGCCGCATGGCGCCGGGCTGGTGA
- a CDS encoding EAL domain-containing protein — protein sequence MERMAAEIQARNTALAESEARFRQLSDASFEAIILHESGRVTDANSAAERLMGVAPGGLIGTAVLSWVAPSYVEVIQQRMAHGAEGIWEVGLIDSNGQIIPCECSVRMQQLGTRQVRAVAVRDIRTRLAAEAEIRRLAHFDALTGLSNRRFLLEQVEQALATAGAQSRHAALAAINIDAFQSVNDSLGMAAGDTVLRTLAQRMSALQLQGQTLARVDGDTFALLLCDLPGDLKDASAEAARCIERVLAAIAEPVQVQGHTLHLSAGAGVVMIPNDSRDAPELLREAETAMHRAKNAGDSRVQFFAHALQEAASERLALRNDLRRALQSAPVPLVLHYQPQLNALGQLVGVEALVRWQDPQRGLVSPTQFIPDAEASGLIVPLGHWVLEEAFGALHRWQTDPACSSWARDLTMAVNVSARQFREPDFTGRVENLVSRLGISAASLELELTESVLVDDLEATLEKMARLRRHGMRFALDDFGTGYSSLAYLKRLPIDVLKIDRSFIMDIDAPEQSGEGKRPAVLIDAIVAMAHQLDLRVLAEGVETDAQRDRLRRSGCDLFQGYLFSRPLPEAELRAWAARR from the coding sequence ATGGAACGCATGGCGGCCGAAATCCAGGCGCGCAACACGGCACTGGCCGAGAGCGAGGCCCGCTTTCGCCAGCTGTCTGACGCTTCCTTCGAGGCGATCATCCTGCACGAGAGCGGGCGGGTCACCGATGCCAACTCTGCCGCCGAGCGGCTGATGGGCGTGGCCCCTGGCGGCCTGATTGGCACGGCCGTTCTGTCGTGGGTGGCGCCCTCGTATGTTGAAGTCATCCAGCAACGCATGGCGCATGGCGCCGAGGGCATCTGGGAGGTGGGCCTCATCGACTCCAACGGGCAGATCATCCCCTGCGAATGCAGTGTCCGCATGCAGCAGCTGGGCACACGGCAGGTGCGCGCGGTGGCTGTGCGCGACATCCGCACCCGGCTGGCGGCCGAGGCGGAAATCCGGCGGCTGGCCCATTTCGATGCACTGACCGGGCTGAGCAACCGCCGCTTTCTGCTGGAGCAAGTGGAGCAGGCACTTGCCACCGCGGGTGCGCAATCGCGCCACGCAGCTTTGGCGGCCATCAACATCGATGCTTTTCAATCAGTGAACGATTCGCTGGGGATGGCTGCGGGTGACACCGTGCTGCGCACGCTGGCGCAGCGCATGAGCGCGCTGCAGCTGCAAGGCCAGACGCTGGCCCGCGTGGATGGCGACACCTTTGCCCTGCTGCTGTGCGACCTGCCGGGCGATCTGAAGGATGCGTCGGCCGAGGCCGCACGCTGCATCGAACGAGTGCTGGCTGCGATTGCCGAGCCCGTGCAAGTGCAAGGCCATACGCTGCACCTGTCGGCCGGAGCGGGGGTGGTGATGATCCCGAATGACAGCCGTGATGCCCCCGAGCTGCTGCGCGAAGCGGAGACGGCCATGCACCGCGCCAAAAATGCAGGTGACAGCCGCGTACAGTTTTTTGCGCACGCACTGCAAGAAGCCGCCAGCGAGCGCCTCGCGTTGCGCAACGACCTGCGCCGCGCACTCCAGTCCGCCCCGGTGCCTCTGGTGCTGCACTACCAGCCGCAGCTCAACGCGCTGGGTCAACTGGTCGGCGTGGAGGCGCTGGTGCGCTGGCAAGACCCGCAGCGGGGTCTGGTGTCACCGACGCAGTTCATCCCGGACGCCGAAGCCAGTGGCCTGATCGTGCCCCTGGGCCATTGGGTGCTGGAGGAAGCTTTCGGCGCCCTGCACCGCTGGCAAACCGACCCGGCCTGCAGCAGCTGGGCCAGAGACCTCACGATGGCCGTGAACGTGAGCGCTCGCCAGTTCCGCGAGCCCGATTTCACCGGCCGCGTCGAGAACCTGGTCTCGCGCCTGGGCATCAGCGCGGCCTCGCTCGAGCTGGAACTCACCGAGAGCGTGCTGGTGGACGACCTGGAAGCGACCCTGGAGAAAATGGCCCGGTTGCGACGCCATGGCATGCGCTTTGCGCTGGACGACTTTGGCACGGGGTACTCCAGCCTGGCATACCTCAAGCGCCTGCCCATCGACGTGCTCAAGATCGACCGGTCTTTCATCATGGACATCGACGCGCCCGAACAAAGTGGCGAGGGCAAGCGCCCGGCCGTGCTGATCGACGCCATCGTGGCCATGGCCCACCAGCTGGACCTGCGCGTTCTCGCCGAAGGGGTGGAAACAGACGCCCAGCGCGACCGCCTCAGGCGCTCGGGGTGCGACCTGTTCCAGGGCTACCTCTTCAGCCGTCCCCTGCCCGAAGCCGAACTGCGCGCCTGGGCTGCCAGGCGGTGA
- the glnK gene encoding P-II family nitrogen regulator gives MKMVTAIIKPFKLDEVREALSDIGVQGITVTEVKGFGRQKGHTELYRGAEYVVDFLPKVKIEAAIADDLVDRVIEAIESAARTGKIGDGKIFVTHLEQVVRIRTGETGKEAL, from the coding sequence ATGAAAATGGTGACAGCCATCATCAAGCCCTTCAAGCTGGACGAGGTGCGTGAAGCGCTTTCGGACATCGGCGTGCAAGGCATCACAGTGACCGAGGTGAAGGGCTTTGGCCGCCAGAAGGGCCACACCGAGCTGTATCGCGGTGCCGAGTACGTGGTGGACTTTCTTCCCAAGGTGAAGATCGAGGCCGCCATTGCCGACGACCTGGTGGACCGCGTGATCGAAGCGATCGAAAGCGCCGCCCGCACCGGCAAGATTGGCGACGGCAAGATCTTCGTGACCCACCTGGAGCAGGTGGTGCGCATCCGCACTGGCGAAACCGGCAAGGAAGCCCTGTAA
- the glcF gene encoding glycolate oxidase subunit GlcF: protein MQTQLSPEYAARADGLEAEAILRKCVHCGFCTATCPTYQLLGDELDGPRGRIYLIKQVLEGDEPTRKTQMHLDRCLTCRNCETTCPSGVQYGHLVDIGRKIVDEKVPRPVGEKALRWALKEGLPSPLFAPAMKAGQMVRGLLPASLKAKVPAAQDAGAWPTREHARKVLMLAGCVQPAMMPNINTATARVLDAVGIQTVIAPKAGCCGAVKFHLNDQAGGMAEMRANIDAWWPLVEQGGVEAIVMNASGCGVTVKEYGHILKDDAAYAAKAERISALTRDLSELLPAMLPELARTLRGRVPPSDVLYAYHPPCTLQHGQKLRGGVEAHLAQLGFRLRVARNEAHLCCGSAGTYSVLNPELSYQLRDRKLGHLNEAFGEQPPDTILSANIGCITHLQSGTATPVRHWVEVLDEALVSSRQG from the coding sequence ATGCAAACCCAACTCTCCCCCGAATACGCCGCCCGCGCCGATGGCCTGGAGGCCGAAGCCATCCTGCGCAAATGCGTGCACTGCGGCTTTTGCACCGCCACCTGCCCCACCTACCAGCTGCTGGGCGACGAGCTGGACGGCCCGCGCGGCCGCATCTACCTCATCAAGCAGGTGCTCGAAGGCGACGAGCCCACCCGCAAGACCCAGATGCACCTGGACCGGTGCCTGACCTGCCGCAACTGCGAAACCACCTGCCCCAGCGGCGTGCAGTACGGCCACCTGGTGGACATCGGCCGCAAGATCGTTGATGAAAAAGTGCCCCGCCCCGTGGGCGAAAAAGCCCTGCGCTGGGCGCTGAAGGAAGGCCTGCCCTCGCCGCTGTTCGCCCCCGCCATGAAGGCCGGGCAAATGGTGCGCGGCCTGCTGCCCGCCTCTTTGAAAGCCAAGGTGCCCGCCGCCCAGGACGCCGGCGCCTGGCCCACACGCGAACATGCGCGCAAGGTGCTCATGCTAGCGGGCTGCGTGCAGCCCGCGATGATGCCCAACATCAACACCGCCACGGCCAGAGTGCTCGACGCGGTGGGCATCCAGACCGTGATCGCGCCCAAGGCCGGGTGCTGCGGCGCCGTCAAGTTCCACCTCAACGACCAGGCAGGCGGCATGGCGGAGATGCGCGCCAACATCGATGCGTGGTGGCCACTGGTGGAGCAGGGCGGGGTGGAGGCCATCGTCATGAACGCCTCGGGCTGCGGCGTCACCGTCAAGGAATACGGCCACATCCTGAAGGACGATGCGGCATACGCGGCCAAGGCCGAGCGCATCAGCGCCCTCACGCGCGACCTGTCGGAGCTGCTGCCCGCCATGCTGCCCGAGCTGGCCCGCACGCTGCGCGGCCGCGTGCCGCCGTCCGACGTGCTGTACGCCTACCACCCGCCCTGCACCCTGCAGCACGGCCAGAAGCTGCGCGGCGGGGTGGAGGCGCATCTGGCGCAACTCGGCTTCAGGCTGCGCGTGGCCCGCAACGAGGCGCACCTGTGCTGCGGTTCCGCCGGCACGTATTCGGTGCTGAACCCCGAGCTGTCGTACCAGCTGCGCGACCGCAAACTGGGCCATTTGAACGAGGCCTTTGGCGAACAGCCCCCGGACACCATCCTGTCGGCCAACATCGGCTGCATCACCCACCTGCAAAGTGGCACGGCCACGCCCGTGCGCCACTGGGTGGAGGTGCTGGACGAGGCGCTGGTTTCCTCCCGCCAGGGCTGA
- a CDS encoding YoaK family protein — MRRLRHLTGHRRTVASNRVLGLLLAFNAGAVNAGGYLVVHLYTSHMTGFVSMLADNLVLGNMALVLGAVGALLAFVSGAATTAVMVNWARQRKLHSSYALPLLVVAVLMLVFGLVGAITLNWRTPFAVPTTVLLLSFIMGLQNATVTKMSSSQIRTTHMTGVVTDLGIELGKMLYWNRTGTAPESQVRANQARLRLFAGLLAMFLVGGIAGAAGFKHVGFVFVVPLALVLLALSLPPLWADRARLRHPLRKLPASGLPLDPPPDPPAMR, encoded by the coding sequence ATGCGACGCTTGCGCCACCTCACCGGACACCGCCGCACGGTCGCCAGCAACCGGGTGCTTGGCCTGCTGCTGGCCTTCAATGCCGGAGCGGTCAATGCCGGGGGCTATCTGGTGGTGCACCTGTACACCTCGCACATGACGGGCTTCGTCTCCATGCTGGCCGACAACCTGGTGCTGGGCAACATGGCCTTGGTGCTGGGCGCCGTGGGGGCGCTGCTGGCGTTTGTGAGCGGCGCTGCCACCACCGCCGTGATGGTGAACTGGGCGCGCCAGCGCAAGCTGCACAGCAGCTACGCACTGCCGCTGCTGGTGGTGGCAGTGCTGATGCTGGTGTTTGGCCTGGTGGGCGCCATCACGCTCAACTGGCGCACGCCGTTTGCCGTGCCCACCACCGTGTTGCTGCTGTCTTTCATCATGGGCCTGCAGAACGCCACCGTGACCAAGATGTCCTCGTCCCAGATCCGCACCACCCACATGACCGGCGTGGTGACCGACCTGGGCATCGAGCTGGGCAAGATGCTGTACTGGAACCGCACCGGCACCGCCCCCGAATCGCAGGTGCGCGCCAACCAGGCGCGGCTGCGGCTGTTTGCGGGGCTGCTGGCCATGTTTCTGGTGGGCGGCATTGCGGGCGCGGCGGGGTTCAAGCATGTCGGCTTCGTGTTTGTGGTGCCGCTGGCGCTGGTGCTGCTGGCCCTGTCGCTGCCGCCGCTGTGGGCCGACCGTGCGCGCTTGCGCCATCCGCTGCGCAAGCTGCCGGCATCGGGCCTGCCGCTGGACCCGCCGCCCGACCCACCGGCCATGCGCTGA
- a CDS encoding HAD domain-containing protein: protein MRTLFLDIDGVLHPEHCHDSRHFCCLPVFEKVLHKVPDCEVVITSTWRLTVPFHGLRSRFSPNMAHRIVGTTGKFSSLADVPSSLLSYEREAECYAWLRRNDRAIFPWLALDDRAWLFRPFNRSLFLVDGKTGITTARADELIERLRNL from the coding sequence TTGCGCACATTGTTTTTGGATATCGATGGAGTCTTGCACCCCGAGCATTGCCACGATTCACGGCACTTTTGTTGTCTACCTGTGTTTGAGAAGGTGTTGCATAAAGTACCTGATTGCGAGGTCGTGATCACAAGCACTTGGCGCCTCACTGTGCCATTCCATGGCTTGCGTTCACGTTTCTCGCCGAACATGGCGCACCGAATTGTTGGCACTACGGGGAAATTTAGCAGTCTCGCAGACGTCCCCAGTTCACTGCTGAGCTATGAGCGCGAAGCGGAGTGCTACGCATGGTTGCGTAGGAATGACCGCGCTATCTTTCCATGGCTGGCTTTGGACGACCGCGCATGGCTTTTCCGACCATTCAATCGCTCCTTGTTTCTCGTGGATGGCAAGACCGGCATAACCACAGCTAGAGCCGATGAACTGATCGAGCGATTGCGCAACTTGTAA